The genomic window GACGTGCAGCGGAAAAATCGCCGGCACCTCGCGGATCCGGAACGCGAGCACATCGAAAAATCCACCCGTGCCGTAGGCACGCGTCGCGTCCGCGGCAAGAGCGCCGGCTGCACCCGGCAGCGGCACGATCGGCGGTAACAGCAGCATGGTCACGTAGAGCCCCAGGAGCAGCAGGGCTGCACCCGCCATGAGCCACCGCGCGCCGCCGAGGAAGGGCAGCACCACGAAGCCCGCCAGCGCATATTCGACGAGAATGTCGCCGTCCCAGATCAAATAGAGATGCACTAGGCCAATCGCCAGCAACACCACCAGCCTGCGCACGAGCAAGATCATGCGCTGTGCATTGCCGGCAAGCCGCTCGAATTGGATGGCGAGGCCGACGCCGAACAGCAGCGAGAACAGCGCAACCGCCTTGGAGCCGACGGCGACCGTCAGCACAGCCGCGGCCGCTCGGTCGAGCGACCCCGCCGGCTCCGCGTTCAGCAAGGACGGCGCGAAGATGGAGACCCGAAATGCGATCACGATGTTCATGGCGAGCACGCCGAACAGGGCCAGGCCCCGCAGCACGTCAATCGCGTCGAGCCGCTCCGACGGGCTCATAGGCTTTGGAGGCGCGACGCTCGCCGGCGCGGTGCGCGAGCCGATGTTTCCGCCGGTCATTGCAGGACTCCCCATTTCCGATGGAGAGATTTAGAATGCCGCCTCGTGCCGCATCAAACTACCTGAATTGGGGGGCTGAATCGAACCGTGACAAATTGATTCACTTCCAATGCGCGAGGAATTAAACATGAACTTGGATCGGCGGAATTTCTCCAATGGCTCAACTTGATCTCGCGGTATTGCCGCGGGTGTTATTTCGGTACCATTCGATAACAGACGAGACCATAAAACGCGAAATCTCTGCTATTATGGAGCAGTATCTATGGTTTCCGAATTTCAGCGTTTGACGATCCGATGGAAGGATTCTTCCAACCAGATGTTCCGAAGTTTATCGACACCAGGGTGGACTAAGGGTGTTCTCCGCAGCAATCCAAAAATTGGAATTTATTGCTTTAGCGCACCAACGACGACGACCTAATGTGGGCAGCATTACGCTATCAACTATTCTGGGATTTGCGTCGCATACTTGGCGGAACGCTTGATCGTCGGGACTCTTGATGACGTTCATCTTGTGCGACTTGCATATGGCAATGCACCTCCTCCCATATTACGCTCTGAGATGTATGATGGAAGGTCGGCCGCCATCAAGATCTTCTCTCACGAAGATCTAGTTGGGCATACGAGCGCGCATGGCGGTTGTTGGGTCCGCACCACCGTCGTGAAATAGGTGTGACCTGCCACTGAGTATTTCCTCCAGAAGGAGTTAGAGTCCGGCCCGAAGAAGGACGGACAGATGAAGCGAGCAAGGTTCACAGAAGAGCAGATTATTGCGGTATTGAAGGAGCATGAGATTGGGGCCAAGACGGCTGACCTTGCTGGCAAGCATGGGATCTTCCAGACGACGATCTATAATTGGAAGGCCAAATTCGGCGGCTTGGATGTCTCTGAGGCCAAGTGGTTAAAGGCGCTGGAAGAGAAGAACGCGAAGCTGAAGAAGCTTCTGGCGGAGCAGATGTTCGACGCGGGCGCCCTTCGCGAGCTGCTTTCAAAAAATGTATGGTCCGCCCCGTCCGTGCAAGGGTTCGTAACAGCAAAAAGACGCTTCCAGTTGCATAAATGTATCCGGCCTCTCGCGAGTGGACTGCTGTTGCAGCTAAGGCCATGATGAGATCCGCGCACGCCGTTCCCAATAAATGGTTGGGACGCGAAGCCCGCCTTTTTGCACTGGGCTTACGGCATGTTGATCCACTGTTTCGTCATCACTGTTCCCGAGCCTTGCAATCGAAGCCAGGAGCGTCAGGTGAAAGCAGGATCTCTGCGTTCGTAGAGAGCTCCAGGCTTGTTCAAGACCACCCAGACAATGCGGGCCATCTTAGCGGCTAGAACGACAACGGCCTTCGGATTCATCCGAGCTGGAGCGCGTCAAGCCAGCTTCCTAGGCGATCACGCGTCCGATCCAAATGCCGGAAGCAGGATCGCGCCATGCACTAGAAGCTTTCTCACATAACGGTTGCCGGGTTTGCTGACGCCAAGCAACGTCTGTTTTCCGCCGGTCGAGTATTGCCTGGGCACTAACCCCAGCCAGGGCAGCAGGGTCGCGGGCCTTGCGAAACTGCAGCCTATCACCGATCGCGGCAAGTAGAGCGGTCGCACCCAATGCGCCGATGCCGGGGATTGACATCAGCCGGCGTGTGACGTCCTCTCGATCGGCGACCGCTTCGATCTCCTCTGTCACTTCGCGGATCCGTTCTTCGAGGCGGCGGAGATCGGCGAAGAGATCGCCGACCAGGCGATGCATCACTGGTGACAAATCGTTTCCTTCGTCATTCAATGCGCGCGGCAACTCGAATTTGAATATTCCGGCACCCTGACGCAAAGTACACCGTACTCGAGGCAGAAAGCCGGCATCTGATTGATCAGGGTGTCCTCGAGCCAACCATCTGGTCACGGATTCGATGCAGGGCTTGAAGATCGACCTGGTCCTCCTCCTTCACGGCGACGAAGCGCATCGTCGGTCGCGTTGCGGCCTCAGCGATCGCCTCGGCGTCGATGATGTCGTTCTTGTTTGACTTCACGTAGGGCTTCACGAATTGCGCGGGGATCAAGCGTACCTTGTGACCAAGTGGCTGTATCTTCCGGGCGAGCCACTGTGAACCGGCGCAGAATTCCATGCCAACGATGCTTGCTTGTGCGCGAGCAAAGAACTGAAGAAGAGCGTCACGTCGAAAGCGAACTTTCTGAACAGGTGTGCCGTCGCAGCGGCGCCTAGACTGTAAAGCGTTACGGCTTCCCTGTCACTAGGGCTAGTGCCTGCTCCTTCGACAAGATAAAAGCACCATCGTCTGTTCTGACCATACGATCCCGTTTTCGAGCCATTCGCGCGTCGTCGGGTTGTGTAATCAAACACACGCATCGCAAAACAAAACGCTTCGGCGACTTGCTGCGCTGTCGGTTTCCGTTTCGCCACTCGCAGGTGCGCTAGGGGATGAGCCCTTAGTGGCGTGACTTGTCGTCTTAACATCCTGCCCGTTTCCTTAGTCGGCTCACCCTCACGCACTGCACAGCCGCGCATTCTATCGATGTGAGAAGCACTTTGCCCTAGGACACCCTGCCGGTCCTCGCTTTGGTCGTGGAGGTCCACTATCTACAAGATAATTGGGTTTCCTGTGTATTGTGGTCTGACGTCCAAATCGGTCCCCTGACCGGGATGTAGTCATGGCACTGGGGAACGACCGACGAGAACGGTGAGCAAACCACCGCCCCACAGGCGCGCCGCTGCTCTCTTGGCATCCTCCAACGTTACCGCATCGACGACGGCGTCGTGTTTTTCGAGATAGTCGATCGGCAGCTTATCAAGCTGATGCTGCAACAGCGTTCGCGCAAGCTTCGATGTTGTGTTGAGAGCTAGTATCTGCGAGCCCTTCAGGTAAGACTTTGCATCATCGAGTTCCTGCTGGGTCGGTCCTCCCTCGGCAATGTGACGGACCTGCCTCTCGATCTCTTCGACTGTCCCGCCGGCGCGGTCAGCCCGCGTGCCGCTATAACCGACGAACACGGCTGAATGATCCATCCAGACCAGATGCTCGCTGACGAAATAGGCCAACCCGCGCTTCTCGCGGACATCGCGGAAGAGCCGCGAGGTCAAACCGCCGCCGCCAAGAATGTGGTTGACGACACAGGCTGCCATGAAATCCGGTTCGGTGCGCCGGACGCCAGGACCGCCGAATGTCACAAACGTCTGAGGTACATCGAGCGGAATGAAGATGCGCTGCGGTGGCTTTGCTGCGACCACGTCCGCAACCGGCGTCGAATTCGAGCTGGCCGGCAGGCCCCCGAAAGTCATATCGAGCAATTTGCAGAGGACCTCTGGATCGATGTCGCCGACCACCGCGATCTTGAGTGTGTCTTTTGCGATTACGCTTCGGAGATAGCCCTTGAGATCTGCTACGTCGATCTTCGGCACGCTCTCGAGGGTGCCCTCGGCCTGCCGAGCATAAGGATGATCCTTGAAGGCCACCTCGAAGAATTTGCGATTTGCGAGCGACGCCGGATTGGTCGAGTCATGTCGAAGGTTCGCAAGCACGCCGGCGCGAATTCGTTCGACATCGGCCGGGTCGAAACGTGGTGAGGTTAGCGCCATCCGTAAGAGGTCAAAGGCTTCCTCCTTGCAGTCCTTAAG from Bradyrhizobium zhanjiangense includes these protein-coding regions:
- a CDS encoding DUF418 domain-containing protein, producing MSPSERLDAIDVLRGLALFGVLAMNIVIAFRVSIFAPSLLNAEPAGSLDRAAAAVLTVAVGSKAVALFSLLFGVGLAIQFERLAGNAQRMILLVRRLVVLLAIGLVHLYLIWDGDILVEYALAGFVVLPFLGGARWLMAGAALLLLGLYVTMLLLPPIVPLPGAAGALAADATRAYGTGGFFDVLAFRIREVPAIFPLHVMAFPCTVALFLIGAFVWRSGVLRRASANRRLLFVVATVGILLGGGLSLAAAGQELFDWPSLGRAHFPVEQLGAVVLALGYAAAVIAAVNLSGWRRMLGWAAPLGRMALTNYLAQSVICGWIFYGYGLGQFGRLGVAATLAIGIFVYLAQVVFSAWWLRRYRFGPVEWLWRSCMYGVPQPMRATVNLAIMRARR
- a CDS encoding M16 family metallopeptidase, producing MLASPSSLAATSTLAAAKIKRLVSPCGIKATLVQDATVPLIAVEYAFGGGATQDPAEKPGVGHMVASLLDQGSGDLDSKTFHERLDGSAIELSFASHRDYFRGSLRTLKDCKEEAFDLLRMALTSPRFDPADVERIRAGVLANLRHDSTNPASLANRKFFEVAFKDHPYARQAEGTLESVPKIDVADLKGYLRSVIAKDTLKIAVVGDIDPEVLCKLLDMTFGGLPASSNSTPVADVVAAKPPQRIFIPLDVPQTFVTFGGPGVRRTEPDFMAACVVNHILGGGGLTSRLFRDVREKRGLAYFVSEHLVWMDHSAVFVGYSGTRADRAGGTVEEIERQVRHIAEGGPTQQELDDAKSYLKGSQILALNTTSKLARTLLQHQLDKLPIDYLEKHDAVVDAVTLEDAKRAAARLWGGGLLTVLVGRSPVP